One segment of Bradyrhizobium sp. WD16 DNA contains the following:
- a CDS encoding DUF3750 domain-containing protein produces the protein MLLLLLLLFGPISVSAADYWFGARRDSWQTADRSSAGLLPPPADHPEALIRVFAARTVRWRGIFAVHCWLVIKPRGADRYTRYDYTAWGEPVRVNGFAADGRWFGAAPETVVAVNGNAAERLIPKLQHAIQTYRFRAHGDYSAWPGPNSNTFVQAALDAVPELQGVLPPTAIGKDFPYHGGWVGLTPSRTGLWLSLGGYAGLTMGWIEGVEINLLGAVLGVDIRRPAVKLPGIGRLGLAPNMVTA, from the coding sequence GTGCTCCTGCTCCTGTTGCTGCTGTTCGGCCCGATCAGCGTGTCGGCGGCCGATTACTGGTTCGGCGCCCGCCGGGACAGCTGGCAGACCGCCGACCGCTCCAGCGCCGGGCTGCTGCCGCCGCCCGCCGACCACCCGGAGGCCCTGATCCGGGTGTTCGCCGCGCGCACCGTCCGCTGGCGCGGCATCTTCGCCGTCCATTGCTGGCTGGTGATCAAGCCGCGCGGCGCGGACCGCTACACCCGCTACGACTACACCGCCTGGGGCGAGCCGGTGCGCGTCAACGGCTTCGCCGCCGATGGCCGCTGGTTCGGCGCCGCGCCCGAAACCGTCGTCGCGGTGAACGGCAATGCGGCCGAGCGGCTTATTCCGAAGCTGCAGCACGCCATCCAGACCTATCGCTTCCGCGCCCATGGCGACTACAGCGCCTGGCCGGGGCCAAACTCCAACACCTTCGTGCAGGCGGCGCTCGATGCCGTGCCCGAACTTCAGGGCGTGCTGCCACCGACTGCCATTGGCAAGGACTTCCCTTACCATGGCGGCTGGGTCGGGCTGACGCCGTCGCGCACCGGCCTCTGGCTGTCGCTCGGTGGTTATGCCGGCCTCACCATGGGCTGGATCGAGGGCGTCGAAATCAACCTTCTCGGCGCGGTCCTCGGCGTCGACATCCGCCGGCCGGCGGTCAAGTTGCCGGGCATCGGCCGGCTCGGGCTGGCACCAAACATGGTCACCGCATGA
- the pip gene encoding prolyl aminopeptidase yields the protein MNEIVQATGKDKIEQRMLDTGDGHQLYLEINGPTDAPAAVYLHGGPGSGCQPDHRRLFDRAAVRAVLYDQRGAGRSLPKRSREANTTSHLVADLETIREALGVARWLVVGGSWGATLALAYAERHPERVTGLVLRAAFLGTRAELDAAFGATLPRFYPALYQDFLSVLPAEEQDRPLEAYWRRILDPDPATHVPAARAWFETERILSEVKPGRGGFDRDAIRTSTAPLPATPFMEAHYFSQNCFLAEGELLAHADRLADIPGIIVQGRYDLLCPPATSAALAAAWPRAELRIVEGAGHSLGDPGIREAVSAAVADLIAAARRPEASAPD from the coding sequence ATGAACGAGATCGTCCAGGCCACCGGCAAAGACAAGATCGAGCAACGCATGCTCGACACCGGCGACGGCCATCAGCTCTATCTCGAGATCAACGGCCCCACCGATGCGCCCGCAGCGGTCTATCTCCATGGCGGTCCGGGCAGCGGCTGCCAACCCGATCACCGCCGGCTGTTCGATCGCGCGGCTGTCCGCGCGGTACTGTACGATCAGCGCGGCGCCGGCCGCAGCCTTCCCAAACGCAGCCGCGAAGCCAACACCACCAGCCATCTCGTGGCCGATCTCGAAACGATCCGCGAGGCCCTCGGCGTCGCGCGCTGGCTCGTGGTCGGCGGCTCTTGGGGGGCAACCCTCGCCCTCGCCTATGCCGAACGGCATCCCGAGCGGGTCACCGGCCTCGTGTTGCGGGCGGCCTTTCTCGGCACCCGGGCCGAGCTCGACGCCGCATTTGGCGCGACGCTGCCGCGCTTTTATCCCGCGCTGTACCAGGACTTCCTCTCGGTGCTGCCGGCCGAGGAGCAGGACCGGCCGCTGGAGGCCTATTGGCGGCGCATTCTCGATCCTGATCCCGCCACGCACGTGCCGGCGGCGCGCGCCTGGTTCGAGACCGAGCGTATTCTTTCCGAGGTGAAACCGGGCCGCGGCGGCTTCGATCGCGACGCGATCCGCACCAGCACCGCGCCGCTGCCGGCGACGCCCTTCATGGAAGCCCACTACTTCAGCCAGAACTGCTTTCTCGCCGAGGGCGAACTCCTCGCCCATGCCGACCGGCTCGCCGATATTCCCGGCATCATCGTCCAGGGGCGCTATGACCTGTTGTGCCCTCCCGCCACGTCCGCGGCGCTCGCCGCGGCCTGGCCACGGGCCGAACTGCGCATCGTCGAAGGCGCCGGACACTCTCTCGGCGATCCCGGCATCCGCGAGGCCGTCAGCGCCGCCGTTGCCGATCTGATCGCCGCGGCGCGGCGACCGGAGGCCAGCGCTCCGGACTGA
- a CDS encoding NAD(P)/FAD-dependent oxidoreductase, with amino-acid sequence MPLHQAGTTSHGIVVIGAGQAGFQVAASLRDNGYGDPIQIVGDEAGLPYQRPPLSKAYLTGHSDRTALDLRPEKFFTQASIALRHGKAVAIDRDRRNIRLADGAELPYDHLVLATGARNRPLPVPGNDLAGVYLLRTAADGDAFRAALPDMRRIVIVGAGFIGLEIAALTASRGIDTTVVEATGRPMSRALSSTMSEFFREAHGRAGIRFIFDAVVTRIRGEGGRVSGVETANGDILPADSVLVGIGILANDELAAAAGLETNGGIVVDDFLRTADPAISAIGDCAVFRLPFGDGARGRLESVQNAADQGRCVAARLTGKPQPYSAVPWFWSDQGPYKLQIAGLACPHETAVVRGDPASGAFSVFCFRVGRLAGVESINKPADHMLARRLIASAVALTPEQAADGGCDLKRLLAGGAAAA; translated from the coding sequence ATGCCGCTACACCAGGCGGGGACGACGTCCCACGGCATCGTTGTGATCGGCGCCGGCCAGGCGGGCTTCCAGGTTGCAGCTTCGCTGCGCGACAACGGCTATGGCGACCCCATCCAGATCGTCGGCGACGAAGCCGGCCTGCCGTATCAGAGACCGCCGCTATCCAAGGCGTATCTCACCGGCCATTCCGATCGCACTGCGCTCGATCTGCGGCCCGAGAAATTCTTCACCCAGGCCTCGATCGCCCTGCGCCACGGCAAGGCGGTCGCGATCGATCGCGATCGCCGCAATATCCGGCTCGCCGACGGTGCCGAACTTCCCTACGACCATCTCGTGCTGGCGACCGGCGCGCGCAACCGCCCCCTTCCGGTGCCGGGCAACGATCTCGCCGGCGTCTATCTGCTTCGCACGGCCGCGGACGGCGACGCGTTCCGCGCCGCCCTGCCCGACATGCGCCGTATCGTCATCGTCGGCGCCGGCTTCATCGGTCTCGAGATCGCCGCCCTGACGGCGTCGCGCGGCATCGATACCACCGTCGTCGAGGCCACCGGCCGGCCGATGTCCCGCGCCCTGTCGTCGACCATGTCGGAATTCTTCCGCGAGGCACACGGGCGCGCCGGAATACGATTCATCTTCGATGCCGTGGTCACCAGGATCCGCGGCGAAGGCGGACGCGTCAGCGGCGTTGAAACCGCCAATGGCGACATCCTGCCGGCGGATTCCGTGCTGGTCGGCATCGGCATCCTCGCCAATGACGAGCTTGCCGCCGCCGCCGGGCTCGAAACCAATGGCGGCATCGTCGTCGATGACTTCCTGCGCACGGCCGATCCCGCGATTTCGGCGATCGGCGACTGCGCGGTGTTTCGCCTGCCTTTCGGCGACGGCGCGCGCGGCCGACTGGAATCGGTGCAGAACGCTGCTGACCAGGGCCGCTGCGTCGCTGCGCGCCTGACCGGCAAGCCGCAGCCTTACAGTGCGGTCCCTTGGTTCTGGAGCGACCAGGGCCCATACAAACTGCAGATCGCCGGCCTCGCCTGCCCGCACGAGACTGCCGTGGTCCGCGGCGATCCCGCCTCTGGCGCCTTCTCGGTGTTCTGCTTCCGTGTCGGCAGGCTCGCCGGCGTGGAATCCATCAACAAACCGGCGGATCACATGCTGGCGCGGCGGCTCATCGCGTCCGCCGTGGCGCTGACGCCCGAGCAGGCGGCGGATGGCGGATGCGATCTGAAGCGCCTTCTCGCAGGCGGCGCGGCCGCGGCATGA
- a CDS encoding MarR family winged helix-turn-helix transcriptional regulator, with product MSKGRQARMRPDTRAGHDVVLDLDRYVPALITFIANKLSRIANSHYQREFGVNVTEWRILSLLAVEPNISAARICHVIGFDKGPVSRTLSAMEAMGLITIARDPDDARSHSIAMTAKGWKVHDGVIAVALERERRLLGCLTAAERDTLITLLLRIHGNLDAVTDGAESS from the coding sequence ATGAGCAAGGGCAGGCAGGCGCGCATGCGCCCCGACACGCGGGCCGGACACGATGTCGTCCTCGATCTCGACCGCTATGTGCCGGCGCTGATCACCTTCATCGCCAACAAGCTGTCGCGTATCGCCAACAGCCATTACCAGCGCGAGTTCGGCGTCAACGTCACGGAGTGGCGGATCCTGTCCCTGCTCGCGGTCGAGCCGAATATCTCTGCTGCCCGCATCTGCCATGTCATCGGCTTCGACAAGGGCCCGGTCAGCCGGACGCTGTCTGCCATGGAAGCCATGGGCCTGATCACCATCGCGCGCGATCCGGACGATGCCCGCAGCCATTCCATCGCGATGACGGCGAAGGGCTGGAAGGTCCATGATGGCGTCATTGCCGTCGCGCTCGAACGCGAGCGCCGTCTGCTCGGCTGTCTCACCGCAGCCGAGCGCGACACCCTGATCACTTTGTTGCTGCGCATTCACGGCAATCTCGATGCGGTGACCGACGGCGCCGAGAGCAGCTGA
- a CDS encoding cytochrome P450 yields MVASKLRHAPAVDVDPFSIDFFDDPYPAHERLREAGPVVWIDRWKVHAVARYAEVHAVLNQPETFCSSRGVGLSDFAKETPWRPPSLILEADPPAHARPRRVLTSVLSPSAMKGIRDHFTAVAEAKADELVARGSFDAITDLAEAYPLSVFPDALGLKKEGREHLIPYAGVVFNAFGPPNELRQEAIERSKPHQAYVQEQCQRENLAPGGFGACIHARVDDGELSAEEAQLLVRSLLSAGLDTTVYGIGAAISCMARCPDQWQRLRGDLSLARNAFEEAVRLESPLQTFFRTTTREVEIGGVRIGEGEKILMFLAAANRDPRRWDDPERYDITRRTSGHVGFGSGIHMCAGQLVARLEGEIMLTALATRVARIDITGPVKRRYNNTLRGLASLPVTLAEA; encoded by the coding sequence ATGGTCGCCAGCAAACTGCGCCACGCCCCTGCGGTGGATGTCGATCCATTTTCGATCGATTTCTTCGACGATCCCTATCCCGCCCACGAACGGCTTCGGGAGGCCGGGCCGGTGGTGTGGATCGACCGCTGGAAGGTCCACGCGGTGGCGCGCTACGCCGAAGTCCACGCAGTCCTCAACCAACCGGAAACATTCTGCTCGAGCCGGGGGGTCGGCCTCAGCGACTTCGCCAAGGAGACGCCGTGGCGACCGCCGAGCCTGATCCTGGAGGCCGACCCGCCGGCGCATGCGCGGCCGCGGCGCGTCCTCACCAGCGTGCTGTCGCCGAGCGCCATGAAAGGCATTCGTGACCATTTCACCGCGGTCGCTGAGGCGAAGGCTGACGAGCTGGTGGCGAGAGGCAGCTTCGATGCGATCACGGACCTCGCCGAAGCCTATCCGTTGTCGGTCTTCCCCGACGCGCTCGGCCTGAAAAAGGAGGGGCGCGAGCACCTCATCCCCTATGCCGGCGTGGTCTTCAACGCCTTCGGGCCGCCCAACGAACTGCGCCAGGAGGCGATCGAGCGCTCGAAGCCGCACCAGGCCTATGTGCAGGAGCAGTGCCAGCGCGAAAATCTCGCCCCGGGCGGCTTCGGCGCCTGCATCCATGCCCGCGTCGATGACGGCGAACTCAGCGCCGAGGAAGCGCAGCTGCTGGTTCGCTCGCTGCTCAGCGCCGGCCTCGACACCACGGTCTATGGCATCGGCGCGGCAATCTCCTGCATGGCCCGTTGTCCCGATCAATGGCAGCGGCTGCGCGGGGATCTCTCGCTTGCCCGCAACGCTTTCGAGGAAGCCGTCCGCCTGGAAAGCCCGCTGCAGACCTTCTTCCGGACAACGACCCGCGAGGTCGAGATCGGCGGCGTCCGGATCGGCGAAGGCGAGAAGATCCTGATGTTCCTTGCCGCGGCGAACCGCGATCCTCGCCGCTGGGACGATCCGGAGCGCTACGACATCACCCGGCGCACCAGCGGCCATGTCGGCTTCGGCTCCGGCATCCACATGTGCGCCGGCCAGCTGGTCGCGCGCCTCGAAGGCGAAATCATGCTCACCGCGCTCGCCACTCGCGTCGCCCGCATCGACATCACCGGACCGGTCAAGCGCCGCTACAACAACACCTTGCGCGGCCTTGCGAGCCTTCCTGTCACTCTAGCAGAAGCCTGA
- a CDS encoding 2Fe-2S iron-sulfur cluster-binding protein produces the protein MPSITFIHPDGRAETIGGNDGDSAMHIATMNGVGEIVAECGGNAMCATCHVYVDEEWQARLPQPSDDEIALLEGVAAEQRPNSRLSCQIKLTPALDGLVLHLPDKQT, from the coding sequence ATGCCCAGCATCACCTTCATCCATCCCGATGGCCGCGCCGAAACCATCGGCGGCAACGACGGCGACAGCGCCATGCATATCGCCACCATGAATGGCGTTGGCGAAATCGTCGCGGAATGCGGCGGCAACGCCATGTGCGCCACCTGCCACGTCTATGTGGACGAGGAATGGCAGGCCCGGCTGCCGCAACCAAGCGACGACGAGATCGCCCTGCTCGAGGGCGTCGCCGCCGAGCAACGGCCGAACAGCCGGCTGTCATGCCAGATCAAGCTGACGCCGGCACTCGACGGGCTGGTGCTGCACCTGCCCGACAAACAGACCTGA
- a CDS encoding 3-keto-5-aminohexanoate cleavage protein gives MTPLTLMVAPNGARKTAADHPGLPLTVDAIAADAAACHAAGAQAIHLHVRDDAGRHSLDPGRYAAAIAAVRRRVGDDLVVQITTEAVGQFSPQQQIATVRAVVPEAVSIAVKELVPDAGAEGEAGALYAWAHAQRIAVQHIVYSPDEFDRLADLIGRGVVPGARHAVIFPLGRYVAGQESDLAELVPFLARVRAQGGAERFIWWTCAFGAAETAALVATAALGGHCRIGFENSFFNADGSLAASNAERVADLRRALVGINRPRALRAEVLAALGRPQG, from the coding sequence ATGACGCCGTTGACGCTGATGGTGGCACCCAACGGAGCGCGCAAGACGGCGGCGGATCATCCCGGCCTGCCGCTGACGGTCGATGCCATCGCCGCGGATGCCGCCGCCTGCCACGCCGCGGGCGCACAGGCCATTCATCTCCATGTGCGCGACGATGCCGGCCGGCACAGCCTCGATCCGGGGCGCTATGCCGCGGCCATCGCCGCGGTGCGCCGGCGGGTCGGCGACGATCTCGTCGTCCAGATCACCACCGAGGCGGTAGGACAGTTCTCGCCCCAGCAGCAGATCGCCACGGTCCGTGCCGTCGTGCCCGAGGCCGTCAGCATCGCGGTCAAGGAATTGGTCCCGGATGCGGGCGCCGAGGGCGAGGCCGGTGCGCTCTACGCCTGGGCCCATGCGCAGCGCATCGCGGTGCAGCACATCGTCTACAGCCCGGACGAGTTCGATCGCCTCGCCGATCTGATCGGGCGCGGCGTCGTTCCCGGCGCGCGCCACGCCGTGATCTTTCCGCTCGGCCGCTATGTCGCCGGCCAGGAGAGCGACCTGGCCGAACTCGTGCCCTTTCTCGCGCGGGTGCGCGCGCAGGGTGGGGCGGAGCGCTTCATCTGGTGGACCTGCGCCTTCGGCGCCGCGGAGACCGCGGCGCTGGTGGCAACCGCCGCGCTCGGCGGTCACTGCCGCATCGGCTTCGAAAACAGCTTTTTCAATGCCGACGGCAGCCTTGCCGCCAGCAACGCCGAGCGGGTGGCGGACCTGCGCCGCGCGCTCGTCGGCATTAACCGGCCGCGGGCCTTGCGGGCCGAGGTGCTGGCGGCGCTCGGCCGGCCGCAGGGCTGA
- a CDS encoding FAD-dependent monooxygenase, with product MAETANANASRNDAEVAIIGGGPVGMGLAIELGRRGVRCIVVERHRTPQSIPKGQNLTQRTMEHFFFWGAETELRAARTIPRDYGIGGITTYGTLLSGYAYDWLQRELVRPFYFTDNERLPQYATEAVLRRRAAQIANVEVLYGWDFETIRQDDGGVEVAILARETGTRRTMRASYAVGCDGSRSAVREQAGITQTLSDHDRTMVLLVFRSSGLHRLLERFPGKSYYNVLQPELDGYWKFFGRVDLGTTWFFHAPVPPGTTRDNFNFRRYLEDAVGAQFDVEFEHIGFWDLRFAIADRYRSGRVFIAGDAAHSHPPYGGYGVNSGFEDAVNLGWKLAAELQGWAGPRLLDSYSEERQPVFASTARDFIEKAILSDRDFLRTFDPSRDRAAFEAAWRQRQSGARSEVNSFEPHYEGSSIVSGAAGGASSAIGAHGFEARAGHHLTPHPLSSGRNVFEELGDGFTLIDLGAPMDCADAFRRSAAQLHIPFKIITDTRTGGRELYRADTILVRPDQFVAFAGEGPNDAASVLRQAVGVF from the coding sequence ATGGCAGAGACAGCGAACGCGAATGCTTCCCGCAATGACGCCGAGGTCGCGATCATCGGCGGCGGCCCGGTCGGCATGGGGCTTGCCATCGAGCTCGGCCGCCGTGGGGTGCGATGCATCGTGGTCGAGCGCCACCGCACGCCGCAGTCGATTCCCAAGGGGCAGAATCTCACCCAGCGCACCATGGAGCACTTCTTCTTCTGGGGCGCCGAAACGGAGCTCCGGGCCGCGCGCACCATTCCGCGTGACTACGGCATTGGCGGCATCACCACCTACGGCACGCTGCTCAGCGGCTATGCTTACGATTGGCTGCAGCGCGAGCTCGTCCGTCCGTTCTATTTCACTGACAATGAGCGGCTGCCGCAATACGCCACCGAGGCTGTATTGCGGCGTCGCGCGGCGCAGATCGCCAACGTCGAAGTTCTCTACGGCTGGGATTTCGAAACGATCCGGCAGGACGACGGCGGCGTGGAGGTCGCGATCCTGGCCCGCGAAACCGGCACGCGCCGGACGATGCGCGCGTCCTATGCAGTCGGCTGCGACGGCAGCCGGTCGGCTGTCCGTGAACAGGCCGGCATCACCCAGACCCTGTCGGACCACGATCGAACGATGGTGCTGCTGGTGTTCCGGTCGAGCGGGCTGCATCGGTTGCTCGAGCGCTTCCCGGGCAAATCCTATTACAACGTCCTGCAGCCGGAGCTCGATGGCTACTGGAAGTTCTTCGGCCGGGTCGATCTCGGCACCACCTGGTTCTTTCACGCGCCCGTGCCGCCGGGTACGACGCGGGACAATTTCAATTTCCGCCGTTATCTCGAGGACGCCGTCGGCGCGCAATTCGACGTCGAATTCGAGCACATCGGCTTCTGGGACCTGCGCTTCGCCATTGCCGATCGCTATCGCAGCGGGCGCGTCTTCATCGCTGGCGACGCCGCGCACAGCCATCCACCCTACGGCGGCTACGGCGTCAATTCCGGTTTCGAAGACGCTGTCAATCTCGGCTGGAAGCTCGCCGCCGAGCTGCAGGGCTGGGCGGGACCCCGTCTGCTCGACAGCTACAGCGAAGAACGTCAGCCGGTGTTCGCCTCGACGGCGCGCGACTTCATCGAGAAGGCGATTTTGAGCGATCGGGATTTCCTCCGCACGTTCGACCCGTCGCGCGACCGCGCGGCGTTCGAGGCGGCCTGGCGGCAGCGTCAATCCGGTGCGCGCAGCGAGGTCAACAGCTTCGAGCCGCATTATGAGGGCTCGTCGATCGTCAGCGGGGCGGCGGGCGGCGCGAGCAGCGCCATCGGCGCACATGGCTTCGAGGCGCGCGCGGGGCACCATCTGACGCCACACCCCCTGTCGTCCGGGCGCAATGTGTTCGAGGAACTGGGCGATGGCTTCACCCTCATCGATCTTGGTGCCCCGATGGATTGCGCCGATGCGTTCCGCCGGTCAGCCGCCCAACTTCACATCCCATTCAAGATCATCACCGACACCAGGACCGGCGGCCGGGAGCTCTATCGCGCCGACACGATTCTGGTGCGGCCGGACCAGTTTGTCGCGTTTGCCGGCGAGGGGCCCAATGACGCAGCGTCGGTGTTGCGACAGGCTGTCGGCGTATTCTGA
- a CDS encoding IclR family transcriptional regulator: MAAAKTNSLERVLAILDLFSEQHLEWTPEELMSELGYSRPTLYRYLKGLKESGLLMPTRNGSFTLGPRVVEMDFLSRRADPLMIAAKPELARLTAAHPCTALIVRWYGNKMLCVASRSSAPNPASSYPRGRPMPLGRGAIARSIMAFLPKPQQLPLITRNLQDLRAVGLGSSPAEIRECLKQVRRAGFAVAHGEVTPGAVGIAAPVLDGGYPVASLCVTIAGSSVTGAQIDKIAAEVRGSAQAIAAANDVELRDKSRIIRF, translated from the coding sequence ATGGCAGCGGCCAAGACCAATAGCCTCGAGCGCGTGCTCGCCATTCTCGACCTGTTCTCGGAGCAGCATCTCGAATGGACGCCCGAGGAGTTGATGAGCGAACTCGGCTACAGCCGGCCGACGCTTTACCGCTATCTCAAGGGTCTGAAGGAATCCGGCCTGCTGATGCCGACGCGCAACGGCAGCTTCACCTTGGGGCCGCGGGTCGTCGAGATGGACTTTCTGAGCCGTCGCGCCGATCCGCTGATGATCGCGGCCAAGCCGGAACTGGCGAGGCTCACGGCGGCGCACCCTTGCACCGCGCTGATCGTGCGCTGGTACGGCAACAAGATGCTGTGCGTTGCCTCCCGATCTTCGGCTCCCAATCCTGCCAGCAGCTATCCGAGAGGCCGTCCCATGCCGTTGGGCCGCGGTGCGATCGCACGCTCGATCATGGCCTTTCTGCCGAAGCCGCAGCAGCTGCCGCTGATCACCCGCAATCTCCAGGACTTGCGCGCGGTCGGGCTCGGCAGCAGCCCGGCAGAGATCCGGGAGTGCCTCAAGCAGGTCCGCCGCGCCGGATTTGCTGTGGCCCATGGCGAGGTGACGCCGGGGGCGGTGGGGATCGCCGCCCCGGTGCTCGATGGCGGCTATCCTGTGGCGAGCCTGTGCGTCACCATTGCTGGCAGCAGTGTGACAGGCGCGCAGATCGACAAGATCGCAGCCGAGGTGCGGGGCTCGGCGCAGGCGATCGCTGCGGCAAATGATGTCGAGCTGCGTGACAAATCTCGTATAATAAGATTTTGA
- a CDS encoding MFS transporter — protein sequence MATASLRGTALSGPIDVAGFIDAYPVGRFQVRVLLICSAVLFIDGFDTQAIGYVAPALGHEWSLPRGALGPVFSAGLFGLMIGALIFGPVADHIGRRRIVMFSTAAFGIGTLLTMLVQDAGWLIALRFLTGLGLGGAMPNAVALTSEFSPHRRRATMVMMTFAGFSIGAALGGLLAAALIPAFGWRSVFLVGGIAPLLLLPLLMAYLPESIRYLALDGRRDREVAALLAGIAPSASFEAATRFTIAEPKLTGLPVAHLFAERRTTTTMLFWVVFFMSLLDLYLLSNWLPTVLNDLGATVSVAAAVGAMLQVGGVVGTFALGRFIDRFSFRALALTYLAAALAVAAIGASGHSIILAAVAIFAAGFCIVGGQIAANALTATYYPTAIRATGVGWALGIGRIGSIVGPLVGGFMLAQNVGAQPLFTAAAIPAIIAAIAAFALSRTATPAAAADRR from the coding sequence ATGGCGACAGCGAGCTTGCGCGGGACCGCCCTAAGCGGCCCCATCGACGTGGCCGGCTTCATCGACGCCTACCCCGTCGGCCGCTTCCAGGTCCGTGTTCTTCTGATCTGCTCGGCGGTGCTTTTCATCGACGGCTTCGACACCCAGGCGATCGGGTATGTCGCGCCTGCCCTGGGCCACGAGTGGAGCCTGCCACGTGGCGCGCTTGGCCCGGTTTTCAGCGCCGGCCTGTTCGGGCTGATGATCGGCGCTTTGATCTTCGGCCCCGTCGCCGACCACATCGGTCGCAGGCGCATCGTCATGTTCAGTACAGCGGCCTTCGGCATCGGAACGTTGCTGACGATGCTCGTCCAGGACGCCGGCTGGCTGATCGCGCTCCGCTTTCTCACCGGGCTTGGGCTCGGCGGCGCCATGCCCAATGCGGTGGCTCTCACTTCGGAATTCAGCCCTCATCGTCGGCGCGCCACCATGGTGATGATGACGTTCGCCGGATTCTCCATCGGCGCGGCCCTTGGCGGCCTGCTGGCCGCCGCCCTGATCCCGGCATTCGGCTGGCGTTCGGTGTTCCTGGTCGGGGGCATCGCACCACTTCTGCTGCTGCCTCTGCTGATGGCGTACCTCCCGGAATCGATCCGCTATCTCGCGCTCGATGGCCGGCGCGACCGTGAGGTCGCAGCCCTGCTTGCCGGCATCGCGCCCAGCGCATCGTTCGAGGCGGCAACGCGATTTACCATTGCCGAACCGAAACTGACCGGCCTGCCAGTCGCCCATCTGTTCGCAGAGCGGCGCACCACCACCACCATGCTGTTCTGGGTGGTGTTCTTCATGAGCCTGCTCGATCTGTACCTGCTCTCGAACTGGCTGCCGACGGTGCTCAACGATCTCGGCGCGACCGTCTCGGTGGCCGCGGCAGTCGGGGCCATGCTGCAGGTTGGTGGCGTGGTGGGCACGTTCGCGCTCGGCCGCTTCATCGACCGCTTCTCGTTCCGCGCGCTGGCCCTGACTTATCTCGCCGCCGCGCTGGCCGTGGCTGCGATCGGAGCATCCGGCCATTCCATCATTCTCGCGGCCGTCGCGATCTTCGCTGCCGGCTTCTGCATCGTCGGCGGCCAGATCGCCGCCAACGCGCTGACCGCGACCTATTATCCGACCGCGATCCGCGCCACCGGCGTCGGCTGGGCGCTGGGCATCGGACGGATCGGCTCGATCGTCGGGCCGCTGGTGGGCGGCTTCATGCTGGCGCAGAATGTCGGGGCACAGCCGCTGTTCACGGCCGCGGCCATTCCGGCCATCATTGCCGCGATTGCCGCATTTGCGCTGAGCCGGACTGCGACGCCGGCAGCAGCCGCGGATCGCCGCTGA